Below is a window of Thermocrinis sp. DNA.
ATCGTAAGACTTGCTGAAGACCCTCTTCAAATAAAGCATTAGAGAGAGGTTGTTTATTATGGGGGCAGTGTAATAAAAGCTAACTAGTACAGTTGTAAGCATAGCCTCTGGGATTATTCGCAGGTTGGCTGTTTTGTATAACAAAAGAACGTCAAGCACGGAATAGAGGCTTAGAATGAATGCAAAAACGAGGCTCAAAAGAGTAAAGGCTTTTAGAAATTCCTTCAGGTTGTAAAAGAAGAGCATTTAAAGTAAACCTTTGTTTATCAATCTTGCCACATCCTTTGCAAAGTAAGTTATTACCATGTCCGCACCAGCCCTCTTTATAGAAAGGAGGGTTTCCAACATAACCTTTTGCTCGTCTATCCAGCCAAGCCTTCCTGCGGCCTTTATCATGGCATACTCACCGCTTACGTTGTATGCACACACTGGAAGCAGGATAGCTTCCTTTACCTTTGCGATTATGTCTAAGTATGCCAAAGCTGGCTTTACCATGATGATGTCTGCACCTTCCTTTACATCCAATAGAACTTCCTTTATAGCTTCCCTTGCGTTGGCTGGGTCCATCTGATAGCTCCTTCTGTCTCCAAAGGCTGGAGCAGACTCCGCAGCTTCCCTAAAGGGTCCATAAAAGGCCGAAGCAAACTTAGCGGAGTATGCCATTATAGGTATGTGATAGTATCCAGATTCGTCTAAGGCGGACCTAATAGCTTGAACCATCCCGTCCATCATACCAGAAGGTGCCAGCATGTCCGCTCCACTTTCTACGTGGGAAATGGCCTGCTTTTTTAGATTTTCCAAGGTTAAGTCGTTATCTACGGTGTTTCCTCTTATCACCCCGCAGTGTCCGTGCGTAGTGTATTCACAAAAGCACACATCGGTTATCAGATAAATATCTGGAACGTGCTTTTTTATTTCTCTAAGAGCCCTTTGGATGATCCCATGCTCGCTCCAAGTGTCTGAGCCTACTTCGTCTTTGTGCTCGGGAATGCCAAAGAGTATGATGGCGGGAATGCCAAGGTCTCTAACTTCTTTAACCGCATCAACCACCTTATCCACACTGTATCTGAAAACTCCAGGCATGGATGGGACTTCTTCCACTATCTTTTCCCCATATCTTACAAAGATTGGGTATATAAGGTCGTCAAGGGAAAGCTTAGTTTCCCTAACAAGCCTTCTTATGTTTTCGTTAGCCCTAAGCCTTCTTGGTCTTAGCTTTGGAAACTCCATAATAGAACTATTTTAATGCTCAGATTTGATCTTGTAGTAGAATATAAGCACGCCAATTACCGCAGATACCGCTAAGCCAAAAAGCAAAGTATCCAGTGGATTTTTCCACTCTACAAAATTCTTGGTAAAGGTAATAGCAAGTATAAGAACTATAA
It encodes the following:
- the hemB gene encoding porphobilinogen synthase, with translation MEFPKLRPRRLRANENIRRLVRETKLSLDDLIYPIFVRYGEKIVEEVPSMPGVFRYSVDKVVDAVKEVRDLGIPAIILFGIPEHKDEVGSDTWSEHGIIQRALREIKKHVPDIYLITDVCFCEYTTHGHCGVIRGNTVDNDLTLENLKKQAISHVESGADMLAPSGMMDGMVQAIRSALDESGYYHIPIMAYSAKFASAFYGPFREAAESAPAFGDRRSYQMDPANAREAIKEVLLDVKEGADIIMVKPALAYLDIIAKVKEAILLPVCAYNVSGEYAMIKAAGRLGWIDEQKVMLETLLSIKRAGADMVITYFAKDVARLINKGLL